The following proteins are co-located in the Sporosarcina pasteurii genome:
- the rimI gene encoding ribosomal protein S18-alanine N-acetyltransferase, translating to MNDVINFRVMTEQDIPDVVKIEEEAFATPWTAEIFEHEMNGNNYAHYIVATDGDEVIGHCGMWIVLDECHITNIAVLKRYRGNGIGEQLLREGIKLCRDLDVRLMTLEVRVSNKVAQNMYRKLGFQDGGIRKNYYTDDREDALVMWVEL from the coding sequence ATGAACGACGTGATTAATTTTAGAGTGATGACAGAGCAGGATATTCCGGACGTCGTCAAAATCGAAGAAGAAGCATTTGCAACACCTTGGACAGCAGAGATTTTTGAGCACGAAATGAATGGGAACAATTACGCACATTATATCGTGGCCACGGACGGTGATGAGGTTATTGGGCATTGTGGCATGTGGATTGTGCTGGATGAGTGTCATATTACGAATATTGCAGTGTTAAAGCGTTACCGAGGCAATGGGATTGGAGAACAATTGTTGCGTGAGGGCATTAAGCTTTGTCGTGATCTGGACGTTCGACTCATGACATTAGAAGTTCGTGTCAGCAATAAAGTTGCCCAGAATATGTATCGAAAACTTGGATTTCAAGATGGCGGAATTCGAAAAAACTATTATACGGACGATCGTGAAGATGCGCTCGTCATGTGGGTGGAGTTATAA
- the tsaB gene encoding tRNA (adenosine(37)-N6)-threonylcarbamoyltransferase complex dimerization subunit type 1 TsaB: MIWLGIDTSNTPLSVAIVKDGQVLTEENTSIPVNHSLRAMPAIEEVIKKAKLTPADIDAIAVSEGPGSYTGVRIGVTIAKTLAWTLKKPLVGVSSMKVLAMNGLFFNGLICPIVDARRKNIYTGVYQSKNDTLTSVIEDGHYSLEDLLEKLQTYDKPILFIGKDVAMHEEQLVESLRERAVIAPFSFNLPRASSVIYTAQQVGIQEDVHHFVPEYHRIAEAEANWLKAQGKD; this comes from the coding sequence ATGATTTGGCTAGGAATCGATACTTCAAATACACCGCTTTCTGTAGCGATTGTGAAAGATGGTCAAGTACTAACTGAGGAAAATACATCTATACCGGTAAACCATTCATTGCGTGCGATGCCTGCAATTGAAGAGGTCATTAAAAAGGCGAAGTTGACTCCTGCAGATATTGATGCGATTGCGGTTTCTGAAGGCCCTGGTTCATACACAGGCGTGCGAATCGGTGTAACCATCGCAAAAACGCTTGCGTGGACATTGAAAAAGCCGCTTGTCGGTGTTTCAAGCATGAAAGTGCTTGCGATGAATGGCCTTTTCTTTAATGGTCTGATTTGCCCAATTGTAGATGCCAGAAGAAAAAATATTTATACGGGTGTTTATCAATCTAAGAACGACACGCTTACTTCTGTTATTGAAGATGGCCACTATTCTTTAGAGGATTTATTAGAAAAACTTCAAACTTATGATAAGCCGATTTTATTTATTGGGAAAGATGTCGCGATGCATGAAGAGCAATTAGTTGAAAGTTTGCGGGAGCGGGCAGTGATCGCGCCGTTTTCATTTAATCTTCCGCGCGCATCTTCTGTAATTTATACTGCACAACAAGTGGGTATTCAAGAGGACGTGCATCATTTTGTTCCTGAGTATCACCGAATTGCAGAAGCTGAGGCAAATTGGTTGAAGGCGCAAGGGAAGGATTAA
- the tsaD gene encoding tRNA (adenosine(37)-N6)-threonylcarbamoyltransferase complex transferase subunit TsaD, with protein sequence MKKDQYILGIETSCDETAASIVKNGIEIVSNVVASQIESQKRFGGVVPEIASRHHVEQITIVIEEALQQANLKPSELDAVAVTEGPGLVGALLIGINAAKAFAFAHQLPIIGVHHIAGHIYANQLVQRMEFPLLALIVSGGHTELVLMREHGSFELIGETRDDAAGEAYDKVARVLNLPYPGGPEIDRLAAESDGEIEFPRAWLEPDSYDFSFSGLKSAVINYKHNLEQRGGTVNPAHMAAGFQNSVVDVLTTKTKKAAEQYQVRQVIAAGGVAANKQLRASLTETFLELNIPFYVPPIYLCTDNAAMIAAAGASMYENGVRSNLSMNGRPGMELVSWSK encoded by the coding sequence ATGAAAAAAGATCAATATATATTAGGCATTGAAACAAGTTGTGATGAAACTGCTGCTTCTATTGTTAAAAACGGCATTGAAATTGTATCTAATGTCGTTGCGTCACAAATTGAGAGTCAAAAGAGGTTTGGTGGTGTCGTACCGGAAATTGCTTCTCGTCATCACGTAGAGCAGATTACGATTGTGATTGAGGAAGCTTTGCAACAGGCGAACTTGAAACCGAGTGAGTTAGATGCAGTTGCGGTGACAGAGGGTCCTGGGTTGGTTGGAGCGCTTCTTATCGGCATTAACGCAGCGAAGGCATTTGCATTTGCCCATCAGTTGCCGATTATTGGCGTGCATCATATCGCCGGGCATATTTATGCGAACCAACTTGTCCAACGTATGGAGTTTCCCCTACTGGCACTGATTGTATCTGGTGGGCATACAGAGCTTGTCTTAATGAGAGAGCATGGTTCATTCGAGTTAATTGGTGAAACACGTGATGATGCAGCTGGAGAAGCTTATGATAAGGTTGCGCGGGTGTTAAACCTTCCGTATCCAGGTGGTCCAGAGATCGACCGTTTGGCAGCTGAGAGCGACGGTGAGATTGAGTTTCCAAGAGCTTGGCTAGAGCCGGATTCTTACGATTTTAGTTTTAGTGGATTAAAATCTGCAGTCATTAATTATAAACATAATCTAGAGCAGCGCGGGGGCACTGTTAATCCTGCGCATATGGCAGCTGGTTTTCAAAATAGTGTCGTGGATGTATTAACGACTAAAACAAAAAAAGCAGCAGAACAATACCAAGTAAGACAAGTGATTGCTGCTGGCGGTGTAGCGGCGAATAAACAGTTACGCGCATCGCTGACAGAAACTTTTTTAGAATTGAACATTCCATTTTATGTACCGCCAATTTATCTCTGTACAGACAACGCTGCTATGATTGCAGCAGCAGGCGCGTCTATGTATGAAAATGGTGTTCGAAGTAATTTATCAATGAATGGAAGACCGGGAATGGAGCTTGTTTCTTGGTCAAAATAA